A region of Moorena producens PAL-8-15-08-1 DNA encodes the following proteins:
- a CDS encoding type I polyketide synthase has product MKQIKEENESLASSKRLLLALKQARTQLEELQRQKSEPIAIVGMGCRFPGGVKDSESFWQLLKNGVDSITEIPGERWDIKDYYHPDPDVPGKMYTRYGGFLEEVDQFDPQFFGISPREATAMDPQQRLLLEVSWEALEHAGLAPDQLQGSQTGAFMGICFEDYSRFSVNSGDPTRMDAYSSLGNTRSIAAGRLAYIFGFNGPSFFLDTSCSSSLLSVHLACQSLRYRECNLALAGGVNLILTPEATIGFCKLKALSTDGRCKTFDASADGYGRGEGCGIVVLKRLSNAVADGDQIFALIRGSAVNHDGKSNGLTAPNGSAQEALLQQALENSRVTPSQIQYVEAHGTGTSLGDPIEVLALGKILGQGRAQDQPLNIGSVKTNFGHLEGAAGVAGLIKVVLGLQHQQIPPHLHLKEPNPHIPWQKLPITVPTALTPWESGEKGRLAGVSSFGMSGTNLHIILEEAPGQGKSEELSERTHHILTLSAKSKKALLELAQSYEKFLGNNSTAAYADVCFTANTGRNHFSHRLAIVTSDQQEAADKLAKISAAEEANGVFSGELSSNHKSPKIAFLFTGQGSQYINMGRELYQTQPLFRRTLDQCEQILKPYLEKSILDVIYPENTKELNSSLIDQTAYTQPALFAIEYALAQLWKSWGIEPDVVMGHSVGEYVAACVAGVFSLEDGLKLIAHRGRLIQQLPSGGEMVAVMASYEKVNQLIAPYSDKVAIAAINGSVSTVVSGAAETIKTVRDSLEAEGIKTKQLQVSHAFHSPLMEPMLAEFEVVAHQITYNQPRIPLISNVTGAIADESIATASYWVNHVCQPVKFAQSMETLHQQGYEVFLEIGSKPILLGMARQCLPEDVGVWLPSLCPGQEDWQQMLQSLTELYVRGVKVDWLGFDNYYSRSKVVLPTYPWQRQRYWIETSQGYSKRLNQQMYPLLGSKVELAATGQTIYHQHINLSNCAWIGDHRVYDTAVIPGVSYIAMTFAAVGTPAAVEEVNFIQPLILATPNATRETQLLIHPADSNQTKQKVEVFSRDATEGGQWQQHAEITLLNTPPSIPALKVDIKSLRQQLRPIDADVLKDIYAKVSLVYGPMLEAVRQAWIGEGISLLEIEVPEALESQLAGEPIHPVLLDACTRLSPETLDPLQDEAGVFWAPWKVQGMTLSRTAPRRFYAYVNQPTRINEQLQTLAYDIHLLDEMAQAFGRIDGFTLRRAPREAFLRSLQVDHGDWLYQIHWQPQSTSLDNQSIDLTKPGSWLLFCPPTGIGKHLAESLTQQGQHCILVTPGENYQQLDSQHYQINPIKVSEFPRLLQESLEQQPPLRGIVHLWSLQETLAPLKSTQELQKSQDLCCGSVLHLVQAIVKNQDLKSPTLWLVTQGSQSVANQSLPIQFQQAPLWGLGRVIAQEHRELQCRCLDLDPTVEENQAVAALLQEILSPGDENQIAYRQQVRYVARLERQQKSLTSTQVVASMSEAANNQVSIQSEFSYLITGGLGALGLHSARWMVEQGARHLVLTGRKQPSVFAQQTIKELQEAGAQVLVLCGDISQQEDATKILSQIQESLPTLRGVIHAAGLLDDGLLQQMSWAEFTRVMAPKVQGTWHLHSLTQNLPLDFFVCFSSMASLLGSPGQGNYAAANAFMDAIAHHRRSLGLPGLSINWGAWDEGGMASRLESQHLTRMQAQGISPISPERGLQALAKLLGQKSTQVGVLAINWSQFLGQLSGGIKMPLLEAFSVAETTQAKDYKLLKRLKASSQIERKKLLITHLQTEVAKVLGMTAFQIDVQQPLNTMGLDSLMAVELRNRVQNDLGVDVPIVKFIEDISIVGLATEVNGQLTQIDITQRLEQDEDEQTLLSNAKDSDLIEGEL; this is encoded by the coding sequence ATGAAGCAAATTAAGGAAGAAAATGAGTCCCTGGCTTCCTCAAAACGGTTACTCTTGGCTCTTAAACAAGCACGCACTCAATTAGAAGAACTACAACGGCAAAAGAGTGAACCGATTGCTATTGTTGGTATGGGTTGTCGGTTTCCAGGGGGGGTGAAAGATTCAGAAAGCTTTTGGCAACTGTTGAAAAATGGAGTTGATAGCATTACTGAAATTCCTGGGGAGCGATGGGATATAAAAGATTACTATCACCCAGATCCAGATGTTCCAGGCAAAATGTATACTCGCTATGGAGGATTTCTGGAAGAGGTAGACCAATTTGACCCTCAATTTTTTGGGATTTCTCCCCGAGAAGCTACTGCTATGGACCCTCAGCAACGGTTGCTGTTAGAAGTGAGTTGGGAAGCATTAGAACATGCAGGGTTAGCACCGGATCAACTTCAAGGTAGCCAAACCGGAGCATTTATGGGGATCTGCTTTGAGGATTATTCCCGCTTTAGCGTTAACTCTGGAGATCCAACCAGGATGGATGCCTACAGCAGTTTGGGCAATACTCGCAGTATTGCTGCAGGACGCTTAGCATATATTTTTGGTTTCAATGGTCCGAGTTTCTTTTTAGATACAAGTTGTTCTTCCTCGCTTTTATCGGTTCACCTGGCTTGTCAGAGTTTACGTTATAGAGAGTGTAATCTAGCTTTAGCTGGTGGAGTTAACCTAATTCTCACCCCAGAAGCAACAATTGGTTTTTGTAAACTCAAAGCTTTGTCTACTGATGGTCGTTGCAAAACCTTTGATGCTTCGGCGGATGGTTACGGTAGAGGAGAAGGCTGTGGAATTGTAGTTCTCAAGCGTTTATCTAATGCAGTAGCTGATGGAGACCAGATTTTTGCTTTAATTCGGGGTTCAGCCGTCAATCATGATGGTAAAAGTAATGGACTCACAGCTCCCAATGGCTCTGCTCAGGAGGCTTTACTCCAGCAAGCCTTAGAAAATTCCAGGGTAACACCAAGCCAAATTCAATACGTAGAAGCTCACGGAACTGGGACATCTCTCGGAGATCCCATTGAAGTTCTAGCACTGGGGAAGATCTTAGGTCAAGGTCGAGCACAAGATCAGCCTTTGAATATTGGTTCAGTAAAAACTAATTTTGGTCATCTTGAAGGTGCTGCAGGGGTAGCGGGTCTGATCAAGGTGGTTCTGGGATTGCAGCATCAGCAGATTCCTCCCCATCTCCATTTGAAAGAGCCAAACCCTCATATTCCCTGGCAGAAATTACCGATTACAGTGCCAACGGCATTAACTCCTTGGGAATCAGGGGAAAAAGGACGTTTGGCGGGGGTAAGTTCTTTTGGCATGAGTGGGACAAACCTTCATATTATCTTAGAAGAAGCACCAGGACAAGGCAAAAGTGAAGAGTTAAGTGAGCGTACGCACCATATATTAACGCTATCGGCAAAATCTAAAAAAGCTCTGCTTGAGTTAGCACAATCTTATGAAAAATTTTTAGGGAATAATTCCACAGCAGCGTACGCAGATGTTTGCTTCACGGCTAATACAGGGCGTAACCATTTTAGCCATCGTCTCGCTATTGTTACGTCTGACCAACAAGAGGCCGCCGATAAATTAGCAAAAATTAGTGCAGCCGAAGAAGCTAATGGTGTATTCTCAGGAGAACTCTCTAGTAATCATAAATCCCCGAAAATAGCTTTCTTGTTTACTGGACAAGGTTCTCAGTATATCAACATGGGAAGAGAACTCTATCAAACCCAACCCCTCTTCCGTCGTACCTTAGACCAGTGCGAGCAAATTCTCAAACCTTATTTAGAAAAATCTATTTTAGACGTTATTTATCCGGAAAATACTAAAGAATTAAATAGTTCTCTCATTGACCAAACTGCCTATACTCAACCAGCTCTATTTGCCATCGAATATGCCCTAGCCCAGTTGTGGAAATCTTGGGGGATTGAACCGGATGTGGTGATGGGTCACAGTGTGGGGGAATATGTGGCCGCTTGTGTAGCAGGAGTATTTAGTTTAGAAGATGGCCTAAAACTGATTGCCCATCGGGGAAGGTTAATCCAGCAGTTACCTTCTGGAGGAGAGATGGTAGCGGTGATGGCATCATACGAGAAAGTAAATCAACTGATTGCCCCATATTCAGACAAAGTAGCAATAGCAGCCATCAACGGGTCTGTTAGCACTGTAGTTTCTGGTGCAGCAGAAACGATTAAGACAGTTAGGGACAGCTTAGAAGCAGAAGGAATCAAAACCAAACAACTGCAAGTATCCCACGCCTTCCATTCACCCTTAATGGAACCGATGTTGGCAGAGTTTGAAGTAGTAGCCCATCAAATAACCTACAATCAACCCCGAATTCCCCTGATTTCCAATGTGACAGGAGCTATAGCCGACGAGAGTATTGCCACAGCTAGCTACTGGGTAAATCATGTCTGTCAACCGGTGAAGTTTGCCCAAAGTATGGAGACCTTGCACCAACAAGGTTATGAAGTCTTCCTAGAAATTGGATCCAAACCAATTTTGTTAGGTATGGCAAGGCAGTGTTTGCCAGAAGATGTAGGAGTATGGTTGCCTTCTTTGTGTCCTGGTCAAGAAGACTGGCAGCAAATGCTACAAAGTTTAACAGAGTTATATGTGCGGGGAGTCAAAGTAGATTGGTTAGGGTTTGATAACTATTATTCACGTAGTAAGGTGGTATTGCCCACTTATCCCTGGCAACGGCAACGCTATTGGATAGAGACTTCCCAGGGATATTCTAAACGACTGAACCAACAGATGTACCCACTGTTGGGAAGTAAGGTAGAATTGGCAGCCACTGGTCAGACAATTTACCACCAGCACATAAACCTAAGCAACTGTGCCTGGATTGGAGACCACCGAGTCTACGACACTGCTGTAATTCCCGGTGTCAGCTACATCGCCATGACATTTGCAGCAGTGGGCACACCGGCAGCAGTGGAGGAGGTTAACTTTATACAACCCCTAATTCTGGCCACACCTAATGCTACCCGTGAAACACAACTTTTGATTCATCCTGCTGATAGTAATCAGACTAAGCAAAAGGTGGAAGTTTTTAGTAGAGATGCCACTGAGGGAGGCCAATGGCAACAGCACGCTGAAATTACCCTGTTAAATACCCCACCCTCAATACCCGCCTTAAAAGTAGACATAAAATCTCTGCGTCAACAGTTGAGACCCATTGACGCTGATGTACTGAAGGATATTTATGCTAAAGTGTCTTTGGTTTACGGTCCGATGCTAGAGGCAGTCCGTCAGGCTTGGATAGGAGAAGGAATTTCCCTGTTGGAAATTGAAGTACCAGAAGCTCTGGAATCCCAGCTGGCTGGGGAACCAATCCATCCAGTCCTCCTTGATGCGTGTACCCGCCTATCTCCTGAAACTTTAGACCCTCTTCAAGATGAAGCAGGAGTATTTTGGGCTCCATGGAAGGTGCAGGGAATGACCCTGAGCCGCACAGCGCCGCGCCGCTTCTATGCCTACGTTAATCAACCCACTCGCATCAACGAACAATTGCAGACCCTTGCTTATGATATCCATCTGCTCGATGAGATGGCTCAAGCCTTTGGACGCATTGATGGTTTTACTCTTCGGCGCGCTCCCCGCGAAGCATTTTTGAGAAGTTTGCAGGTAGATCATGGTGATTGGTTATATCAAATCCATTGGCAACCACAATCAACTTCACTTGACAACCAATCAATTGATTTAACAAAACCCGGTAGTTGGCTGCTGTTTTGCCCACCCACAGGTATAGGCAAACATCTGGCAGAATCCTTAACCCAACAAGGTCAGCATTGTATCTTAGTTACACCAGGGGAGAATTACCAACAGTTAGATTCTCAACATTATCAAATCAATCCGATTAAGGTCAGTGAATTTCCACGACTATTGCAAGAAAGCTTAGAGCAACAACCCCCATTACGAGGCATTGTCCACCTGTGGAGTTTACAAGAAACACTAGCACCACTGAAATCTACACAGGAGTTGCAAAAGTCTCAAGACTTATGTTGTGGCAGTGTACTTCATTTAGTACAAGCCATAGTCAAAAATCAAGATCTAAAAAGTCCGACCTTGTGGCTAGTAACCCAAGGCTCCCAATCAGTGGCTAACCAGTCCCTTCCCATACAATTCCAACAAGCACCTTTATGGGGGTTAGGTCGAGTAATTGCCCAAGAACATAGGGAATTACAATGCCGATGTTTAGACTTAGACCCTACTGTGGAAGAAAACCAAGCAGTAGCAGCTTTGTTGCAGGAAATATTGTCTCCTGGTGATGAAAACCAAATTGCTTACCGTCAACAGGTACGTTATGTGGCCAGGTTAGAGCGGCAGCAAAAATCTCTAACATCAACACAGGTAGTAGCATCAATGTCAGAAGCTGCTAATAACCAAGTTTCTATCCAATCTGAATTCAGTTATCTAATTACTGGAGGATTGGGGGCTTTGGGGTTACACTCAGCCCGTTGGATGGTGGAACAAGGAGCAAGACATTTAGTACTCACCGGACGTAAGCAGCCATCAGTTTTTGCTCAACAAACTATTAAGGAATTGCAAGAGGCAGGAGCCCAAGTATTAGTCCTGTGTGGGGATATCTCCCAACAAGAAGATGCTACTAAAATTCTCTCACAAATCCAAGAATCTTTACCGACCTTACGAGGTGTAATTCATGCGGCTGGGTTATTGGATGACGGTTTACTGCAACAGATGAGTTGGGCGGAATTTACACGAGTTATGGCACCGAAAGTACAAGGGACTTGGCATTTACACTCTTTAACTCAGAATCTTCCTTTGGACTTTTTTGTGTGTTTTTCCTCTATGGCTTCACTACTTGGTTCACCAGGTCAAGGAAATTATGCCGCAGCCAATGCTTTTATGGATGCGATCGCCCATCATCGTCGGAGTCTAGGTTTACCAGGCTTGAGCATCAACTGGGGAGCGTGGGATGAAGGGGGAATGGCCAGTCGCTTGGAAAGTCAACACCTCACCCGGATGCAGGCTCAGGGAATTAGTCCCATTTCTCCAGAGCGAGGATTACAGGCTTTAGCTAAGTTGTTGGGCCAAAAGTCTACCCAAGTTGGGGTGTTGGCCATTAATTGGTCTCAATTTTTGGGGCAACTGTCTGGAGGGATAAAAATGCCTTTATTAGAGGCATTTTCTGTAGCCGAGACCACACAAGCCAAGGATTATAAGCTTTTAAAACGATTAAAAGCATCTTCTCAAATAGAAAGAAAAAAGCTCTTGATAACTCACCTTCAAACTGAAGTGGCCAAGGTACTGGGGATGACAGCTTTCCAAATTGATGTGCAACAGCCTCTTAACACCATGGGACTTGACTCCCTGATGGCTGTGGAATTGCGGAATCGTGTTCAAAATGACTTGGGAGTTGATGTGCCCATAGTCAAATTTATAGAAGATATCAGTATCGTTGGTTTGGCGACTGAAGTGAATGGGCAACTGACCCAAATTGATATAACTCAAAGACTTGAACAAGATGAGGACGAGCAAACTCTCTTGAGTAATGCAAAGGATAGTGATTTGATTGAGGGGGAACTATGA
- a CDS encoding AMP-binding protein, which yields MTSCVNYFPNGESKFLSLVDLLGERAQAQPDQVAYIFLHDGETESQSFTYSELDAKARAIAAHLQSIPGERALLLYPSGLEFISAFFGCLYAGVVAVPVYPPRRNQKLSRLLNIVNDAQACIALTTTSILADLEQRWASDAELAQLKLVATDTIVADSQEFAPLSVTGSNLAFLQYTSGSTGTPKGVMVTHGNIIHNQQVIQLATGNTRDSIYVSWLPLFHDMGLGNALQSCFVGISYILMPPAAFLMKPIRWLKAISKYRATITGGPNFAYDLCVSKVNQESLEALDLSSLDVAANGAEPIKAETLEKFTKKFAYCGFRRSAFYPCYGIAEATLFVTGGYKNKQPVIQVVKAGDLEQNLVVESEIYSDESRSFVGVGSPYLDTKVIIVNPESLTLCEPGQVGEIWVRGGSVTFGYWNRSEATKETFQAYLKDTGDGPFLRTGDLGFFSKGELFVTGRLKDLIIIRGRNHYPQDIELTVENSHPSLRSHGCAAFSVERDEEERLVVACEVERTHLRKLNTEEVVSAVRHGIWMEHELKVYGVLLLKTGSLPKTSSGKNQRHACRHYWLNKQLNLVGEWIENELVEPITIKQRPDESFTEKTTSFMPTLSNGHRVLNSQDKASQSRADELLEWLRDYASFRINSRLIDERRCIPPHIVLDFGNRGFFGLQVPFKYGGIGLNNVDTLRIIEQLGAIDQTLTLFVGNHNVLGVRPIMKYASLAQKEQLLPNLATGREIAAYALTEPGAGSNPRAISARAIPNPNGGWLLEGSKIWSGSAAWSSVINIFVQQLDPDGKPMGISGFVVPQRTKGLRIGSEALTMGMRGMVQNAIFLDGVSVTPEQLLGEPGAGIKVAQDAMMHGRLGLAAGCIGGMKRCAQLMLRYGERRLVSTGRLLDNPVTLVRLSDLTAAITVLENLVFTTAELLDRGYSIPEEVYTACKTSGPEFFWQAADNLIQLLGGRGYIETNIAPQIYRDARVFRIFEGPTETLNMFLGSRVIQKPEELYQFLSKTLKVPEVAERLKNATAEISDRLRNKSRFCEDHTALRWAYVCTGEVATWAILLAAVKRNLKQLSSEPLQIAATWAELQFEQKLQLVLMGTPAEMVESDAENITARIKDYAEKIGDIEQTLPGIDHELDEFMRQTSTVKSKKNLDVELNPYQETTNVAVEPKTAQLLDNQEVYNYDQIVIWIESWLAKQPGIQRETINRQTSFADYGMDSVLAVDLVQALEDWLQTSLDATSLWNFPTIESLAQYLASKTSTKEDDLEASPSGQEEAKTTTLELEKPLETQIETSIAEELLALENLLTEN from the coding sequence GTGACGAGTTGTGTAAATTATTTCCCCAATGGGGAGTCGAAATTCTTGAGTTTAGTTGATTTATTAGGCGAAAGAGCGCAAGCTCAACCTGATCAGGTCGCCTATATCTTTCTCCATGACGGAGAAACCGAATCACAGAGTTTTACCTACTCGGAATTAGATGCAAAAGCAAGAGCGATCGCAGCCCATCTCCAATCAATCCCAGGAGAACGAGCTTTATTGTTATACCCTTCTGGATTAGAGTTCATTAGCGCTTTCTTTGGCTGTTTGTATGCAGGGGTTGTGGCGGTTCCCGTTTATCCTCCCAGGCGTAATCAGAAATTGTCTCGCTTGCTAAATATTGTTAATGATGCCCAAGCGTGTATTGCACTGACTACCACATCGATATTGGCTGACCTTGAGCAAAGGTGGGCAAGTGATGCCGAGTTAGCGCAGTTGAAGTTGGTAGCTACCGATACAATTGTTGCTGATAGTCAAGAGTTTGCACCATTATCAGTGACAGGGTCGAATTTAGCTTTTTTGCAATATACGTCCGGTTCCACGGGAACACCCAAAGGGGTAATGGTGACCCATGGCAATATCATCCACAACCAGCAGGTAATTCAACTAGCTACGGGTAATACTCGAGATAGTATTTATGTGTCTTGGCTGCCTTTATTTCACGATATGGGACTTGGTAACGCCTTGCAGTCATGTTTTGTCGGAATTTCTTATATTCTGATGCCCCCAGCCGCGTTTCTGATGAAGCCAATTCGCTGGTTAAAAGCCATTTCCAAATATCGGGCAACTATCACTGGAGGGCCTAATTTTGCTTACGATCTATGTGTGAGTAAGGTTAATCAGGAAAGTTTAGAAGCTCTTGACTTAAGTAGTTTAGATGTAGCGGCTAATGGGGCAGAACCAATCAAAGCAGAAACCCTAGAAAAATTCACGAAAAAATTTGCTTATTGTGGTTTTCGTCGGAGTGCATTTTATCCTTGTTATGGAATAGCAGAAGCCACCCTATTTGTTACGGGTGGGTACAAGAATAAACAGCCAGTGATTCAGGTAGTTAAAGCTGGAGATCTAGAACAAAATTTGGTAGTAGAGAGTGAAATTTACTCGGATGAAAGTCGAAGCTTTGTTGGTGTTGGTAGTCCTTACCTGGACACAAAAGTAATTATCGTTAACCCAGAGTCGTTAACTCTCTGTGAACCAGGACAAGTGGGAGAGATTTGGGTTAGGGGTGGCAGTGTAACTTTTGGGTATTGGAATCGCTCCGAAGCCACAAAAGAAACGTTCCAAGCTTATCTTAAAGATACAGGAGACGGACCTTTTTTACGTACAGGGGACTTAGGATTTTTTAGTAAGGGGGAACTTTTTGTTACAGGAAGACTAAAGGATCTAATTATAATTAGAGGTCGCAATCATTATCCCCAAGATATTGAATTAACAGTTGAAAACAGCCATCCTTCTCTACGAAGTCATGGGTGTGCTGCATTTTCTGTAGAGAGGGATGAAGAGGAGCGCTTGGTGGTTGCTTGTGAGGTGGAACGAACTCACCTACGCAAGCTCAACACAGAGGAGGTAGTATCTGCCGTTCGTCATGGCATCTGGATGGAGCATGAGTTGAAGGTTTATGGAGTATTACTACTTAAAACTGGCAGTCTTCCTAAGACTTCCAGTGGAAAAAATCAGCGTCATGCTTGTCGCCATTACTGGCTAAATAAGCAACTAAATTTGGTGGGTGAGTGGATTGAAAACGAGTTAGTGGAACCAATAACTATTAAGCAGAGACCCGATGAATCTTTCACTGAAAAAACTACTAGCTTTATGCCAACTCTAAGCAATGGACACAGAGTACTAAATAGCCAAGATAAAGCCAGCCAATCCCGTGCCGATGAACTGCTTGAATGGTTGCGTGACTATGCATCATTTCGCATTAACTCTCGCTTAATTGATGAAAGACGTTGCATTCCACCTCATATTGTTCTAGATTTTGGAAACCGTGGGTTTTTCGGCCTACAAGTACCTTTTAAGTATGGCGGAATAGGTCTGAACAATGTTGATACCTTAAGGATTATTGAGCAGTTGGGAGCCATAGATCAAACCCTAACATTGTTTGTTGGCAATCATAACGTCCTTGGGGTTCGTCCGATTATGAAATATGCCTCCCTAGCTCAAAAAGAGCAATTACTTCCCAACCTAGCTACAGGTCGAGAAATAGCAGCCTACGCCTTAACAGAACCGGGGGCAGGTTCCAATCCCCGAGCCATATCCGCACGAGCAATACCGAATCCTAATGGTGGTTGGTTATTGGAAGGTTCTAAAATTTGGAGTGGTTCGGCTGCATGGTCTAGTGTTATCAATATTTTTGTACAGCAGCTCGATCCCGATGGGAAACCGATGGGAATTAGTGGTTTCGTAGTGCCCCAGAGAACAAAAGGCTTGCGAATTGGTTCCGAAGCCCTGACTATGGGAATGCGGGGTATGGTTCAAAATGCCATATTTCTCGATGGAGTATCGGTAACTCCAGAGCAACTTTTGGGAGAACCAGGTGCTGGGATAAAAGTAGCTCAAGATGCCATGATGCACGGTAGATTGGGTCTGGCGGCTGGATGCATTGGTGGTATGAAACGCTGCGCTCAGTTGATGCTTCGCTATGGTGAGCGTCGTTTGGTCTCCACAGGTCGTTTACTCGATAATCCAGTTACGTTAGTTCGTTTGAGCGATCTGACAGCCGCTATTACTGTCTTAGAAAATTTAGTTTTCACGACTGCCGAGTTATTGGATAGGGGATATTCTATTCCTGAAGAAGTCTACACGGCTTGCAAAACATCAGGGCCTGAGTTTTTCTGGCAGGCTGCTGACAACCTGATTCAGTTACTCGGCGGTCGCGGCTATATTGAAACAAACATTGCCCCTCAAATCTACCGTGATGCCAGAGTTTTTCGCATTTTTGAAGGCCCGACGGAAACTCTCAATATGTTCTTGGGGTCTCGTGTGATTCAGAAACCAGAAGAGCTTTACCAATTCTTATCTAAGACATTGAAAGTTCCCGAAGTGGCTGAACGTCTAAAAAATGCTACAGCAGAAATTAGCGATCGCTTAAGGAATAAGAGCCGATTTTGCGAAGATCATACCGCTTTACGATGGGCTTATGTTTGTACAGGTGAAGTAGCAACTTGGGCTATTCTCTTGGCAGCGGTGAAACGAAATTTGAAACAGTTAAGTTCTGAACCTTTGCAGATTGCTGCAACTTGGGCTGAATTACAGTTCGAGCAAAAACTCCAGCTTGTACTGATGGGAACACCAGCAGAGATGGTGGAATCTGACGCTGAGAATATCACCGCTCGAATAAAGGATTACGCCGAAAAAATTGGCGATATAGAACAAACTCTGCCAGGAATTGACCATGAACTGGATGAATTTATGCGTCAAACATCTACAGTAAAATCAAAGAAAAATTTAGATGTAGAGTTGAATCCCTACCAGGAGACAACAAATGTTGCTGTAGAGCCTAAAACTGCTCAGCTTTTAGATAATCAGGAAGTTTATAATTATGATCAGATTGTAATTTGGATAGAAAGCTGGTTGGCCAAACAACCAGGTATTCAGAGAGAAACTATTAATCGCCAGACATCTTTTGCCGATTATGGCATGGATTCGGTGTTGGCAGTAGACTTAGTACAAGCCTTAGAAGATTGGCTGCAAACTTCCTTAGACGCAACGAGTCTCTGGAATTTTCCAACTATAGAATCCTTGGCTCAATACTTGGCTAGTAAAACGTCAACAAAGGAGGATGATTTAGAAGCTTCACCTTCTGGCCAGGAGGAGGCTAAGACTACTACCTTAGAATTGGAAAAACCTCTGGAAACTCAAATTGAGACATCTATTGCTGAAGAATTATTGGCTCTGGAAAACTTATTGACAGAAAATTAA